Proteins from a single region of Bdellovibrio bacteriovorus HD100:
- a CDS encoding actin-binding protein has translation MATAAFQKILENLSGNKNVQNLLESFQKLSDEIKKKESELKGRFDQEKEDKIELAWKKYQEIVKVLSTSEAKLEKEVNSTISKIKKSADDLEKNIQAYKKKAIVQKTKLEKSLFKKQTTKKASSKKAAAKPAATTKKKATVKKAAVKKTTKKVSKKK, from the coding sequence GTGGCAACTGCAGCTTTCCAAAAAATTCTAGAAAATCTTTCTGGCAACAAAAACGTCCAAAACCTTCTTGAAAGCTTTCAGAAGCTGAGCGACGAGATCAAAAAGAAAGAGTCTGAGCTTAAAGGCCGTTTTGATCAGGAAAAAGAAGACAAGATCGAACTGGCTTGGAAGAAATATCAGGAGATCGTAAAAGTTCTGTCCACTTCCGAAGCTAAATTGGAAAAAGAAGTGAACAGCACTATTTCCAAAATCAAAAAGTCTGCGGACGATCTGGAAAAAAACATCCAGGCTTACAAAAAGAAAGCCATCGTTCAAAAGACCAAGCTAGAAAAGTCCTTGTTCAAAAAACAAACGACTAAAAAAGCTTCTTCCAAAAAAGCCGCTGCTAAACCAGCTGCAACAACAAAGAAAAAAGCGACAGTAAAAAAAGCTGCCGTTAAAAAAACGACCAAAAAAGTTTCCAAGAAGAAGTAA
- a CDS encoding DUF4286 family protein codes for MVTYIVQLAVRWETYPEYVEWLKNEHIAEVLALPGFIKAELCLRKGGAMEASSKDVKIIYTLKDEDAIKTYMSEYAMQMREKGLEKFSGQFSAQREVWLETINFTSK; via the coding sequence ATGGTTACCTATATCGTTCAACTGGCAGTTCGTTGGGAAACATACCCTGAGTACGTCGAATGGCTTAAAAACGAACACATCGCTGAAGTACTTGCTCTACCCGGCTTTATCAAAGCGGAGCTTTGCTTGCGTAAAGGCGGCGCCATGGAGGCTTCCAGTAAAGATGTGAAGATCATTTACACCCTCAAGGATGAAGACGCGATCAAGACCTATATGTCTGAGTACGCGATGCAAATGCGCGAAAAGGGGCTGGAGAAGTTCTCTGGTCAGTTTTCTGCCCAACGCGAAGTATGGCTTGAAACTATTAATTTTACGTCAAAATAG
- a CDS encoding TldD/PmbA family protein: protein MLNFTEKTKQSFNIVADHLLALLKKDEAANVNLHAEESLFVRFNANKVRQNTHVEQRSLTLTLQKDGKTANINFSITGEIDEDKQRVEFWLDQARQECALLPEDPYQVAIVNNGTSDSTFKGSLLKDEEVIKAITTPATGADFAGLYCAGPIISANKNSAGQSHWFATENFFVDYSLYMGEKAVKSIYAGTHWDQKEFEANIAQSKNQLSLMDRPKKVLQPGAYRTYLAPGAVAELASMFSWGALSFNAYKQGGSALMKLADKEKSLSPLFSVRENYAMGLTHRYNSLGELAPETLKLISNGQLDSYVISSRSAKEYGVEGNAGDSHEGPRAMEILPGSLKKDDILKELGTGLYLSNLHYLNWSDRLNARITGMTRYACFWVENGEIVAPIADLRFDESLFDCLGENLLAVTDFQEVDPMVSTYESRALGGKKVPGMLIKDFKFTL, encoded by the coding sequence GTGCTTAATTTTACAGAGAAAACAAAACAGTCCTTCAACATCGTTGCCGATCACCTCTTGGCACTTCTGAAAAAAGATGAGGCTGCCAACGTGAATCTGCACGCAGAAGAATCCCTGTTCGTGCGTTTCAACGCCAACAAAGTCCGTCAGAACACGCACGTTGAACAGCGCTCTCTGACTTTGACCCTGCAAAAAGACGGCAAGACCGCGAATATCAACTTCTCGATCACGGGCGAAATCGATGAAGACAAACAGCGTGTCGAGTTCTGGCTGGATCAAGCCCGCCAGGAATGCGCCCTGCTGCCGGAAGATCCGTACCAGGTGGCCATCGTCAACAACGGCACCAGCGACAGCACGTTTAAAGGCTCTTTGTTGAAAGACGAAGAGGTGATCAAGGCCATCACCACTCCGGCAACGGGTGCTGACTTCGCCGGTCTTTACTGTGCGGGTCCGATCATTTCTGCGAACAAAAACTCGGCCGGTCAAAGCCACTGGTTTGCGACGGAAAACTTCTTCGTGGACTATTCCCTGTACATGGGTGAAAAAGCCGTGAAGTCGATCTATGCCGGGACTCACTGGGACCAAAAAGAGTTTGAGGCGAATATTGCCCAAAGTAAAAATCAGCTGAGTCTGATGGACCGCCCGAAGAAAGTCCTGCAGCCAGGTGCTTACCGCACTTATCTGGCTCCGGGCGCCGTGGCGGAGTTGGCTTCGATGTTCTCTTGGGGGGCGTTGAGTTTTAACGCCTACAAACAAGGGGGCAGCGCTTTGATGAAACTGGCGGACAAGGAAAAGTCCCTGTCTCCGCTTTTCAGTGTGCGTGAAAACTATGCCATGGGTCTGACCCATCGTTATAACTCGTTGGGGGAACTGGCTCCGGAAACGCTGAAGCTGATCTCCAACGGCCAGTTGGACAGCTATGTGATCAGCAGCCGTTCAGCCAAGGAATACGGTGTGGAAGGCAACGCCGGGGATTCCCACGAAGGTCCTCGTGCGATGGAGATCCTGCCTGGGTCCTTGAAAAAAGACGACATTTTGAAAGAACTAGGCACCGGACTCTATTTGTCGAACTTGCATTACCTGAACTGGTCGGACCGTCTGAATGCGCGTATCACCGGGATGACCCGCTATGCTTGTTTCTGGGTTGAAAACGGTGAAATCGTGGCGCCGATCGCGGATCTGCGTTTTGACGAAAGCCTGTTTGACTGCCTGGGTGAAAACCTGCTGGCCGTGACGGACTTCCAAGAGGTGGACCCGATGGTTTCCACTTATGAAAGCCGCGCTTTAGGTGGCAAAAAAGTGCCGGGCATGCTAATCAAGGACTTTAAATTCACTCTTTAA
- a CDS encoding TldD/PmbA family protein: MDLQRTLHTLKGSADWVSLRHVTEKTTYRMVRDEKPDRNVISFDQGVMVEVLVEGHFGFSGTSDLSSAGIKRALDKAILMAKAASSHKVHNFSVDQRPIAKGTYKSPVVKPLDSFSAKEISDIFVDATRAMKVSDKIVSRSATAMIVETHFHTVTSSGSDFEQSFSIVNTDFSATAAAGGETQTRSDSGGLARCLQVGAEVFDRASILERSKKLAEEAVELLSADNCPDTSMDLLLAPDQMTLQVHESIGHPLEYDRILGDERNYAGWSFVKPEDFGHLQYGSKLMNVTFDPTIEDALASYAFDDSGHPATKEFLIHNGLLVRGLGGLESQSRLNLPGVANSRSSSWNRAPIDRMANINLEPGTSKLEDMIASVERGVFMLANKSWSIDDYRNKFQFGCEYGKLIENGKLTKTVKNPNYRGTTVKFWNNLKAVSENRETFGSPYCGKGEPNQVIRVGHTTPYCLFADVEVFGA; the protein is encoded by the coding sequence ATGGATTTGCAAAGAACCCTCCACACACTCAAAGGATCCGCTGACTGGGTCAGTTTGCGTCACGTGACTGAAAAAACCACCTACCGCATGGTTCGCGATGAAAAGCCGGACCGTAACGTGATCAGTTTCGATCAAGGGGTCATGGTCGAGGTTTTGGTCGAGGGCCATTTTGGCTTTTCCGGCACCAGTGACCTGAGCAGTGCGGGGATCAAACGCGCTTTGGACAAAGCCATTCTGATGGCCAAGGCGGCCAGCTCGCACAAAGTTCACAACTTCTCTGTGGACCAGCGCCCGATTGCAAAAGGAACTTACAAATCCCCGGTGGTAAAACCTCTGGATTCTTTCTCAGCCAAAGAGATCTCGGACATTTTCGTGGACGCAACTCGCGCCATGAAAGTTTCCGATAAAATCGTCAGCCGTTCAGCCACAGCGATGATCGTGGAAACTCACTTCCATACGGTGACATCTTCTGGTTCCGATTTCGAACAAAGCTTCTCGATCGTGAACACGGACTTCTCGGCAACAGCTGCTGCCGGCGGTGAAACCCAGACCCGTTCTGACAGCGGCGGCTTGGCCCGCTGTCTTCAGGTGGGTGCCGAGGTCTTTGACCGCGCTTCCATCCTGGAGCGTTCCAAAAAACTGGCGGAAGAAGCGGTTGAGCTGCTTTCTGCCGACAACTGCCCGGACACTTCCATGGATTTGTTGCTGGCCCCGGACCAGATGACTTTGCAAGTGCATGAATCCATCGGTCACCCGCTGGAATATGACAGAATTTTAGGTGATGAAAGAAACTATGCCGGCTGGAGCTTCGTAAAACCTGAAGACTTCGGACACCTGCAATACGGCTCCAAACTGATGAACGTGACTTTCGATCCGACCATCGAAGATGCCTTGGCGTCTTACGCGTTTGATGATTCCGGTCATCCCGCGACCAAAGAATTCCTGATTCACAACGGGTTGTTGGTGCGCGGTCTGGGCGGACTCGAATCACAAAGCCGTCTGAACCTGCCGGGTGTGGCGAATTCCAGATCCTCATCCTGGAATCGTGCGCCGATTGATCGCATGGCGAACATCAACCTGGAGCCGGGCACTTCCAAACTGGAAGACATGATCGCCTCTGTCGAGCGTGGCGTGTTCATGCTGGCGAACAAGTCCTGGTCGATTGATGACTATCGCAACAAATTCCAGTTCGGCTGCGAATACGGGAAGCTGATTGAAAACGGCAAACTGACCAAGACTGTGAAAAATCCAAACTATCGCGGCACCACCGTGAAGTTCTGGAACAACCTGAAGGCCGTCAGCGAAAATCGCGAGACCTTTGGCTCCCCTTACTGCGGTAAAGGTGAACCAAATCAGGTGATCCGTGTGGGCCACACCACACCGTACTGTCTATTTGCTGATGTCGAGGTGTTCGGTGCTTAA
- the epmA gene encoding EF-P lysine aminoacylase EpmA has protein sequence MPENAQAAGRIYQIEREGDALKLVLHRDSETHKIHFEKAPKHSEFLIEGDIVAVVSASEVVLLAPQKQSLPNRSYNKELTQNWGTYLQSLREFFVSKGFVELKTPSLVVCPGTEPSLDVFSTNLKIGSRQQKLFLPTSPELHLKKALALGAEKIFELAPCFRNGEVTERHQPEFLMLEWYRAYASLKLIKEDTVKLVSHLAQAMKVAGPVKVTSYSVAELFKIHCGFELKPDTSKEELKTLAEKIGVDVRSAESIDDYFFLIFMDKIESQLPADELVFVEKYPPYQAALARLTSDGWGDRFEAYWKGMELCNAFHELNDPTVQRLRSQEDLQKKSEMHKEPVSLDDEFFQCLEAGLPPSGGIALGVERLFMALLGLQNISDLRLFPQQN, from the coding sequence ATGCCTGAAAATGCTCAGGCGGCCGGGCGTATTTATCAGATCGAACGCGAAGGCGACGCTTTAAAGCTGGTCCTGCACCGCGATTCCGAAACTCACAAAATCCATTTTGAAAAAGCCCCGAAGCACTCTGAATTTTTGATTGAGGGTGACATCGTTGCCGTTGTCTCGGCCTCTGAAGTGGTGCTGCTGGCGCCGCAAAAGCAATCCCTGCCGAATCGTTCCTATAACAAGGAATTGACTCAAAATTGGGGCACCTATCTGCAATCTTTACGTGAATTCTTTGTTTCTAAAGGCTTTGTGGAATTGAAGACGCCGTCGCTGGTGGTCTGTCCGGGGACGGAGCCCAGTCTGGATGTTTTTTCCACGAACTTGAAGATCGGTTCGCGCCAGCAGAAATTGTTTTTACCCACAAGCCCTGAACTGCATTTGAAAAAGGCTTTGGCATTGGGGGCAGAAAAAATCTTTGAGCTGGCTCCGTGTTTCCGTAACGGCGAAGTTACTGAAAGACATCAGCCTGAATTTTTGATGCTGGAGTGGTATCGTGCGTATGCCTCTTTAAAGTTGATTAAAGAAGACACCGTCAAACTGGTCAGCCATCTGGCGCAAGCGATGAAAGTCGCAGGCCCAGTGAAGGTGACTTCATATTCCGTGGCCGAGCTTTTCAAAATTCACTGTGGTTTTGAATTGAAGCCGGACACGTCCAAAGAGGAGCTGAAAACGCTGGCGGAAAAAATCGGTGTCGATGTTCGCAGCGCTGAAAGCATTGATGACTATTTCTTTCTGATCTTCATGGATAAAATTGAAAGCCAACTGCCTGCCGATGAGCTGGTGTTTGTCGAAAAGTACCCTCCGTATCAAGCCGCTCTGGCGCGTTTGACATCGGATGGCTGGGGCGACCGCTTTGAGGCTTATTGGAAAGGCATGGAGCTTTGCAATGCCTTCCATGAGCTGAACGACCCCACGGTGCAGCGTCTGCGTTCCCAGGAAGACCTGCAGAAGAAATCTGAAATGCACAAGGAGCCCGTCAGTCTGGATGATGAGTTCTTCCAGTGCCTGGAGGCTGGACTTCCACCTAGTGGTGGCATCGCCTTGGGCGTCGAACGTTTGTTTATGGCCTTGCTGGGGCTGCAAAATATCTCGGACCTTCGTTTGTTTCCTCAACAGAATTAA
- a CDS encoding tail fiber domain-containing protein, translating to MKIRKMVRNGMFLWLFLFGLKAVASPTTLNYQGRILKTDGTALEYNNVSFAFELTNVSGSCIFYREQRNAVNMQGSKGVFDIPIGEGTKLYPSTPGYSLRDVFNNSIEHDCDGGAKYTPSLDEVRILRVQFHDGVGWKAITPNNTIRSVPFANYAYSAAKLGDKSDIDFVLKSAVSTCAAGQYLTFNGTAFVCQNDAGGAGMVSDVNVSAPLVKGGTASIPVISLNVGTAAGTVAAGNDVRFLNAEKIRGLDVSATAPTMGQVLKLDGANTWVPSTLGTGDVSGLSAALSNKVDATMFPASCTAGQSLVFVTPANKFDCYNISITEAQITGTIAGAKISGDISGKASGLTATLPVAQGGTNSSTALNDNRIMISSAGKIVEAPVMTDGQLLIGKTGDAPQVANLVAGSGVTIANSPGGITISATGAGGTITSVTAGTGLSGGGSSGGVTLNLANTGVGAGTYGTATKVPQLAVDAQGRLTSVSEVTISGVAPAGTAGGDLGGTYPNPDVVKLRGKTISATAPTAAGQVLRYDGTGYVPNFLSLADIRSTVTPANTIFPSTACTAAQTLTWSSLTDSFTCQSISITESNITGTIAAAKVDFGSQSAGTFFAAPAGGGGAPAFRALASTDLPAGAYDSSYFKQGGNSFGTTAVLGTNDANSLGFETNGTTRMTVSSAGNVGIGMTPVHVLDVSGSTINMGRFTSSDTGGSRLALASSSAGGKTWNLVSTGSGSAGGAGSLVFADFSTSGTGQFIFKSDSSVGIGTVSPASTVHVLKAQNATTELRVENNMAAGNTSAQATVQLVGTGVSGQLSVYPNDHTSAQYQDRLVLASNSSATNGLLLTTNTVAPIDFAANGSTTPHMRVNSDGNVGIGVTTPTKILHLQKDQGADTALLIKNTSTADLAMAAVDLESDGNGAQLISYGTGVTGNWGGGTIPKADSVMLRTYTTNPAANFGVGTGSAHPLHLVTSDIPRVTVTATGSVGVGSVSPITRLSVADAYLGGTDNSGMGISVLGAANDFAGITVWDRDEDSGTINDGDATIYFGDDIQDSLRFAYKGSGLAMSEKMRITSSGYVGIGTTSPSYPLDVTGSLRGTTVINGGFDFVLGTNNQVDRGNTGSSRALVKDTGATLHLNYQGDFTGGVQVGSLLRPRTDNAFDLGTTTYRWKAVYAVNGTIQTSDQRLKAEVQDLSQGLDFVMALQPKSYKWKSDQNDPAAKTHWGFMAQELEAQVKRSTASAAPVGLIHHETNSDYYGVNYSELIAPVVKALQELYLKVLGVSDRMDQLEKENQNLKNENQEIKAYLCEKDPQARICK from the coding sequence ATGAAAATACGCAAGATGGTACGTAACGGAATGTTTCTGTGGTTGTTCTTATTTGGGCTGAAGGCCGTGGCTTCGCCAACGACATTGAACTATCAGGGACGTATTCTTAAAACTGACGGAACGGCGCTGGAATACAACAATGTCAGTTTCGCTTTTGAACTTACCAACGTCAGTGGTTCTTGCATTTTCTATCGTGAACAGCGAAATGCCGTCAATATGCAGGGATCCAAAGGGGTCTTCGACATTCCGATCGGCGAAGGCACCAAGCTGTACCCAAGCACTCCCGGTTACAGTCTGCGCGATGTTTTTAATAACTCCATTGAACATGATTGTGATGGCGGAGCCAAGTACACTCCATCCCTGGATGAGGTGCGTATCTTGCGCGTGCAATTCCATGATGGTGTTGGCTGGAAGGCCATCACACCGAATAACACCATTCGCTCAGTTCCTTTTGCGAACTATGCATATTCAGCCGCCAAACTGGGCGATAAAAGTGATATTGATTTTGTCCTGAAGTCCGCTGTCAGTACCTGTGCCGCCGGTCAGTATCTGACCTTTAACGGAACAGCTTTTGTCTGTCAGAACGATGCGGGTGGGGCCGGGATGGTTTCTGATGTGAACGTCAGTGCGCCACTGGTCAAGGGCGGGACCGCCAGCATCCCTGTGATTTCCCTGAACGTGGGCACAGCTGCAGGCACTGTGGCGGCTGGTAATGATGTACGTTTTTTAAATGCAGAAAAAATCCGCGGGCTGGATGTCAGTGCGACAGCGCCGACGATGGGTCAGGTTTTGAAGCTGGATGGCGCCAACACCTGGGTGCCTTCGACTTTGGGGACAGGCGATGTTTCCGGCTTGAGCGCGGCTTTGAGCAATAAAGTTGATGCGACAATGTTCCCTGCGTCCTGTACGGCGGGGCAGTCGTTGGTGTTTGTAACACCGGCAAATAAGTTTGATTGCTATAACATTTCCATCACCGAGGCCCAGATCACAGGCACGATTGCCGGGGCAAAAATTTCCGGCGACATAAGTGGCAAAGCCAGCGGTCTGACCGCGACCCTGCCTGTGGCCCAAGGGGGCACGAACAGCAGCACGGCTTTGAACGACAACCGCATCATGATTTCCAGTGCGGGTAAAATTGTGGAAGCTCCGGTGATGACTGACGGTCAGCTTTTGATCGGTAAAACCGGAGACGCTCCGCAGGTGGCGAATTTGGTGGCGGGTTCGGGTGTGACGATTGCCAATAGTCCTGGCGGCATCACAATCAGTGCCACGGGCGCGGGTGGCACTATCACTAGTGTCACCGCGGGCACCGGGCTTTCTGGTGGTGGCAGCTCCGGGGGAGTGACTTTGAATCTGGCCAACACTGGTGTGGGCGCCGGGACCTATGGAACGGCGACGAAAGTTCCGCAGTTGGCGGTGGATGCTCAAGGGCGCCTGACCTCGGTGTCTGAAGTGACTATTTCCGGAGTGGCTCCGGCGGGTACTGCGGGGGGCGATCTGGGGGGAACTTATCCCAATCCGGATGTCGTAAAGTTACGTGGCAAAACTATTTCTGCGACGGCGCCGACTGCCGCAGGCCAAGTCCTGCGCTATGATGGCACCGGGTATGTTCCCAATTTCCTAAGTCTGGCGGACATTCGTTCGACGGTGACTCCGGCCAATACCATCTTTCCTTCCACCGCTTGTACGGCCGCGCAAACTTTGACTTGGTCTTCGCTGACGGATTCTTTCACCTGTCAGTCGATTTCGATCACGGAATCAAATATCACCGGAACGATTGCGGCAGCAAAAGTGGACTTTGGTTCCCAGTCGGCCGGTACTTTCTTTGCGGCACCAGCAGGGGGGGGCGGGGCTCCTGCGTTCAGAGCTTTGGCTTCCACGGATCTTCCGGCGGGGGCATACGACAGTTCTTATTTCAAACAAGGTGGCAACAGCTTTGGAACAACGGCTGTTTTGGGTACCAACGACGCCAACAGCCTTGGATTTGAAACCAATGGTACAACTCGCATGACGGTGAGCTCAGCCGGAAACGTGGGGATCGGCATGACTCCTGTCCATGTTTTGGATGTGAGCGGTTCCACCATCAACATGGGGCGCTTCACCTCCAGTGATACCGGCGGTTCGCGTCTGGCATTGGCATCGTCAAGTGCTGGAGGCAAGACCTGGAATTTGGTTTCGACGGGGTCTGGCAGTGCTGGGGGCGCTGGTTCTTTGGTCTTTGCAGACTTTTCCACGAGTGGTACGGGTCAGTTTATTTTCAAGTCCGACTCCTCGGTGGGGATAGGGACTGTCAGTCCTGCAAGCACGGTGCATGTTCTGAAAGCTCAGAACGCCACGACCGAATTGCGTGTGGAAAACAACATGGCTGCCGGGAACACCTCGGCGCAGGCAACCGTGCAATTGGTCGGAACGGGGGTTAGCGGGCAGCTGTCCGTATATCCGAATGATCACACTTCGGCGCAATATCAGGACCGTTTGGTTTTAGCTTCAAACAGTTCCGCTACAAATGGTTTGCTTTTGACTACCAACACCGTGGCACCTATTGACTTTGCTGCCAACGGCAGCACGACTCCGCATATGCGTGTAAATTCCGACGGGAATGTGGGAATTGGTGTCACGACCCCAACAAAAATATTGCACCTGCAAAAGGATCAAGGCGCTGACACGGCCTTGTTAATTAAAAATACAAGCACCGCGGATCTGGCCATGGCCGCTGTGGATCTGGAGTCTGACGGCAACGGAGCGCAGCTGATCAGTTATGGTACGGGAGTGACTGGGAACTGGGGGGGCGGCACTATTCCCAAAGCGGATTCTGTGATGCTTCGTACTTACACGACCAATCCCGCGGCAAACTTCGGTGTCGGGACGGGCAGTGCGCATCCATTGCATTTGGTAACCAGTGATATTCCCCGCGTGACGGTCACGGCGACAGGAAGTGTCGGGGTTGGATCAGTCTCGCCGATCACCAGACTCTCGGTGGCGGATGCTTATCTGGGGGGGACGGACAACTCCGGAATGGGGATTTCAGTTCTCGGTGCGGCAAATGACTTTGCCGGGATCACGGTGTGGGACCGCGACGAGGACAGCGGCACCATCAACGACGGCGACGCCACAATATATTTTGGTGACGATATACAGGACAGCCTGCGTTTTGCTTACAAAGGTTCAGGTTTGGCGATGTCAGAGAAAATGCGAATTACCAGCTCGGGCTATGTCGGGATTGGAACGACATCACCGTCTTATCCCTTGGATGTCACAGGCTCCCTGCGTGGAACCACGGTGATCAACGGGGGATTTGATTTTGTATTGGGAACAAATAACCAAGTGGATCGCGGCAATACCGGCAGCTCCCGTGCACTGGTGAAAGACACCGGGGCGACTTTGCATTTGAATTATCAGGGAGATTTCACGGGAGGTGTTCAGGTGGGTAGTCTGCTGCGACCTCGCACGGACAACGCCTTTGATTTGGGTACCACCACTTATCGCTGGAAAGCCGTCTATGCCGTGAACGGAACCATTCAGACTTCAGATCAGCGTTTGAAGGCCGAAGTTCAGGATCTTTCGCAAGGGCTGGATTTTGTGATGGCCCTTCAGCCAAAGTCCTATAAGTGGAAGTCTGATCAAAACGATCCCGCAGCCAAAACCCATTGGGGTTTTATGGCCCAGGAGCTGGAAGCACAAGTCAAACGCAGCACTGCCAGCGCTGCGCCGGTGGGACTGATTCATCACGAAACCAATTCAGACTATTATGGTGTGAACTATTCAGAACTGATTGCGCCGGTTGTGAAGGCTTTGCAGGAACTTTATCTGAAAGTCCTTGGCGTCAGCGACCGTATGGATCAGCTTGAAAAGGAAAACCAGAACCTGAAGAACGAAAATCAGGAAATCAAAGCCTACCTGTGTGAGAAGGATCCTCAGGCCCGGATCTGTAAATAG